TTAGTTTTTGCctctcaaaaatatatatttctttgcaagttaatttatctttttaatcacTATTATAATTTATGTCAACATCAGATActttttattacttgatttaatattttatcttgcGATACTTCCTACAGGTTTAACTATTGTTTGAATCATTGCAAGCAAAAATTGGCTGTCTCATTTGGAGATGGAGAAGTATATTGTCGCCACTAATGTAAAAGTTAACAACCATATACCTGATGATCTTATCTTTCCTATCATGTCTAAATTGCCTATAAAATCTTTGAATCGATTTGGATGTGTATGCAAATCTTGGACTCTCTTGTTTGAAAATTCTAATTTCCTGATATTGTATCACAACTATTTCCTTTCTAATAATCATTCTTATTACGATGATACTTCTATCCTTCTAAATCATACTCTAATTCCTTTGACGGGTGAACTATTCCACTCTACGCAATAATTCTTGGAGGAAACTTGATGTTGACATGCCCTACTGTCGTGGGTATGATGAAGTGTACATAGATGGAATTTGTCATTGGTGGATTATAAATGATTACGGTAATCTTAGTAATGTTGGGCCgtgttttgtgtcatttgaCTTATGCAATGAGGTGTTTCTTACAACACCTTTTCCCTGAGACATGGTTGACTGTTTTGATATTTTACACTTGGGATTGTTAAATGGATCAATTGCTTTCATAATATATGACAAAACAACTACATTTCACATAAGAATATTGGGTGAACTTGGTGTGAAGGAATCATGGGCTAATATCTTCATTGTCAAGCCCTTACCTTGCGTTGAACGTCCAATTGGAGTAGGAAAGAAATGGGATATATTCTTGAGaaaaaatgatgatgaactAGTGTGGTATGATATGAGTACTCAGACAATTGATGAGCTTGGTGTTAAAGAAAGCCAAAATTATTGTTGCATTGTAGTTTATAAGGAAAACCTTCTCCCAATTGTAGGTTTATGACTTTGGTCAATAGGAAATGATAACGAAAAAATGATTGAAGTCATATCCAAATTGTTTTTATGTTGTATACAAATTGGTTTGCCTAGTATATGGAAAATCTAGAAACTATCTAATAATATGGATTTcactttatcaattttattttgtagtttacTCTTTCTATTTACAAACTCATCtagttttcattttaattgtaAGAGTGATATGTTGTCTTTGCTTAATGGACTCTAATTTAATGTGGAAATACCTCTTGTTTGGGAAACTTGATATTTTAACGAGCAATATATCTCTATTTGACCTTATCAGGTATGTCATTGTGTTTAATTTTGTGCTATATCATTTAAATAAACCAACTATCGATATCTGATGGaatgttattttgttttctt
The genomic region above belongs to Cicer arietinum cultivar CDC Frontier isolate Library 1 chromosome 4, Cicar.CDCFrontier_v2.0, whole genome shotgun sequence and contains:
- the LOC101505443 gene encoding uncharacterized protein translates to MVDCFDILHLGLLNGSIAFIIYDKTTTFHIRILGELGVKESWANIFIVKPLPCVERPIGVGKKWDIFLRKNDDELVWYDMSTQTIDELGVKESQNYCCIVVYKENLLPIVGL